Proteins encoded within one genomic window of Mauremys mutica isolate MM-2020 ecotype Southern chromosome 11, ASM2049712v1, whole genome shotgun sequence:
- the PRR35 gene encoding proline-rich protein 35, which yields MSKDEVSCKLTSVYKHKERKPKKPHYIPRPWGKPYNYKCFQCPFTCMEKSHLYNHMKYSLCKNSLSLLIESDWPYKKGNLLHPELRLLQATEASRLRGRRHEQEACDSSAVAGGMANPKQAMDEDSEGNKVAAVAEALPSEGMTADASQFQEEEEDITGLLREMDAGEKKEKVKETGCPGDPAEPDSLLFRFKNKRDKPCKEAEPDFIITDVFSLKNHTTKGKEMAPPELEAKPKHCKGPKKCLGSGGVLMEQWKLVANGQRRGTTEVSSPCAEGNIIPCYPPPAYSDYHEPQGLNLSLLGINYPLNPGLFSYLGPSMANSTTPHPQLAQLPFLASTAQLMHPHSAHFQPLQTPERSAFLPRFYYPLLFEHTFSSAESKTVSGKAEAQAPAESSMPAPIQAKTPNEPPKAGLLKVPVLKASLPWAKGVREEPSPDLSHKAMLVEEEEEKWLDQEKESNSALGINNLCKKPTSNIYRNLVGIKDGALLPNSIRKAELPVVACLENTGSSASSLKRKFTGSGLESMGSETLMPGKLGYQTSSLRATPTQLPKSLDHWHMEFHACMPEDQEKTSGSDVLSPVITASDHPMCKQNKVHGTSTSTTDPEATTLLIGDLSKTLEEYQEVEKKLSDLAKEDTPGQKQLREQLVKIRRELYHIHQALEKATKPHEGPLDLSVKRSQEGPEMSHQAKKEPCTANLEDERLQCKEQGAISRCLAASEARDGDGMPNCLLDPENKTIDLLIKMSRSENLRASSSEAHLGAVIKAELLPLSMPLELRHVMEPYYSRTTKCEADSSVLLCTDGRASATQGSQIPGTEDRPLSCRAMQRSLSCGLPGETDTGCIHSPLNTDP from the exons ATGTCGAAGGACGAAGTGAGCTGCAAGCTGACGTCGGTCTACAAGCACAAGGAACGTAAGCCTAAGAAGCCCCATTACATCCCGAGGCCATGGGGGAAGCCGTACAACTACAAGTGCTTCCAGTGCCCTTTCACATGCATGGAGAAGTCCCACCTGTATAACCACATGAAGTATAGCCTATGCAAGAACTCGCTTTCTCTGCTCATCGAGTCCGACTGGCCCTACAAGAAGGGGAACTTGCTGCACCCCGAGCTCCGTCTCCTGCAGGCCACGGAGGCTTCCCGGCTCCGCGGGAGGAGACACGAGCAAGAGGCCTGTGACTCCTCGGCTGTGGCGGGAGGCATGGCTAATCCCAAGCAGGCCATGGATGAGGACAGCGAAGGCAACAAGGTGGCGGCAGTGGCTGAAGCCCTGCCTTCAGAAGGGATGACCGCAGATGCCAGCCAGttccaagaggaggaggaagacatcaCCGGGCTGCTGAGGGAGATGGACGCAGGAGAGAAGAAGGAGAAAGTGAAGGAGACGGGTTGCCCTGGTGACCCAGCCGAGCCAGACTCCCTGCTCTTCAGATTCAAGAACAAGAGGGACAAGCCTTGCAAAGAGGCTGAGCCTGACTTCATCATCACAGATGTTTTCTCCCTGAAGAACCACACGACGAAGGGCAAGGAAATGGCTCCTCCAGAGTTAGAAGCCAAGCCAAAGCATTGCAAGGGGCCAAAAAAATGCCTGGGGAGTGGTGGGGTCCTCATGGAGCAGTGGAAGCTGGTCGCCAATGGGCAAAGAAGGGGCACCACTGAAGTCTCCTCACCATGTGCTGAAGGCAACATCATCCCCTGCTATCCCCCTCCAGCCTACAGCGACTACCATGAACCTCAGGGCCTCAACCTCTCATTGCTGGGTATCAACTACCCGCTGAACCCCGGCCTCTTCTCCTATCTCGGTCCCAGCATGGCCAATAGCACCacgccacacccccagctggcccagctGCCCTTCCTGGCCTCCACTGCCCAGCTGATGCACCCGCACTCTGCGCACTTCCAGCCCCTCCAGACCCCTGAACGATCAGCCTTCCTCCCAAGATTCTACTACCCCCTGCTCTTTGAACACACCTTCAGCTCAGCAGAAAGCAAGACGGTGTCAGGCAAAGCAGAAGCCCAGGCGCCGGCAGAGTCTTCCATGCCTGCTCCTATCCAAGCCAAAACCCCTAACGAGCCACCAAAGGCGGGGCTGCTGAAGGTGCCAGTGCTGAAGGCTAGTCTTCCTTGGGCGAAAGGTGTCAGGGAGGAGCCATCTCCTGATCTCAGCCATAAAGCCATGCTGgtcgaggaggaagaggagaaatggCTGGACCAAGAAAAGGAAAGCAACTCAGCCTTGGGCATCAACAACCTCTGCAAAAAGCCAACGTCCAACATCTACCGGAACCTTGTGGGGATAAAAGATGGGGCCCTTCTCCCCAACAGCATCAGGAAGGCGGAGTTACCAGTGGTCGCCTGCTTGGAGAACActggctcctcagccagctccttgAAGAGGAAGTTCACTGGGAGTGGACTTGAGTCCATGGGATCTGAAACACTGATGCCTGGAAAATTAGGCTACCAAACCAG taGTTTGAGAGCCACCCCTACCCAGCTCCCAAAGTCCCTGGACCACTGGCACATGGAATTTCATGCCTGCATGCCTGAAGACCAGGAGAAGACCAGTGGCTCTGATGTTCTGTCCCCTGTGATTACGGCCTCTGATCACCCGATGTGTAAGCAGAACAAAGTACATGGGACTTCCACCAGCACAACAGACCCAGAGGCCACAACTTTGCTCATTGGGGACCTGTCAAAAACTCTGGAGGAGTACCAGGAAGTGGAGAAGAAACTCTCTGACTTGGCAAAGGAAGACACCCCTGGGCAGAAGCAGCTGAGGGAACAGTTGGTCAAAATCCGAAGGGAGCTCTATCacatccaccaggcgctggagaAAGCCACTAAGCCCCATGAAGGCCCTTTGGACCTCTCGGTGAAAAGGTCCCAAGAGGGCCCTGAGATGAGCCACCAGGCCAAGAAAGAACCCTGCACGGCCAACCTAGAAGATGAGAGGCTCCAGTGCAAAGAGCAAGGTGCCATAAGCAGGTGCTTGGCAGCCAGCGAAGCCAGGGATGGGGATGGGATGCCAAATTGCCTTCTGGATCCTGAGAATAAAACCATAGACCTGCTGATCAAGATGAGCCGGTCAGAGAACCTCCGGGCGTCATCCTCTGAGGCCCACCTTGGTGCCGTGATCAAAGCCGAGCTGCTGCCCCTCAGCATGCCCCTAGAGCTCCGTCACGTCATGGAGCCCTACTACAGCCGCACCACCAAGTGCGAAGCAGACTCCAGTGTGCTGCTCTGCACAGACGGGAGAGCCAGTGCCACCCAAGGCTCTCAGATCCCAGGGACTGAGGACAGGCCGCTGAGCTGCCGGGCCATGCAGCGCTCCCTGTCCTGTGGCCTCCCCGGTGAGACAGACACTGGGTGTATCCATAGCCCTTTAAACACAGACCCGTGA